The following is a genomic window from Streptomyces lincolnensis.
TGCCCCGGATCGCCGAAATTCCTCGCATTCGAGGGTGATGAGCGGTACGCGCACGGCCCCGCCCCTGAGCAGGGACGGGGCCGTGATCAAAAACCCGTACGGACCGAATCGATCAGTTCGTATCGATCAGCTCGTGCCGAACGCGAGCGCCAGATACTCCTCCTCGTCCGACGAACTCCCCAGATCACTGGCGAAGATCGCGGACATGAACAGGTGGCCCTGCGAGTACAGGAGCTCGGAGTAGTCCGGCGAGAACCCGGTCTCCGCGTCCCGCACCGACTCCGTGGCCGGATTCTCCAGCAGCTTCGTCTCCTTGAACGAGCTGCCGTCGATGCTGACGATCTGCCCGCCCTTGTCGTACGGCGGACGCTTGTACGCGATGATGTTCGTGCCGTCCATCCGCAGCGGCATGATCGTGTAGTCCTCGCCCGCGTCGGCCCGCTGCCCGGTCTGCTTGCCGGTCCCGAGGTCGAGCGCGACGATCTCGTTGGTCTGGCTGAACTTCCCGCTGCCGTCGTGCTCTTCGGTCGGCAGGTAGAGCCGGTCGTTGCCGACGGCGATCTGGTGGCACTCCTCGACCTTGGTGATGCCGTCGCAGCTGGCCGCGAACTGGTCGCTGGGCGCGGAGATCCGGGTGCGCAGCTTGCCGGTCTTGTTGTCGATGGAGAAGAAGTCCGAGATACCGCTGCCGTCCTTGGCGGACTCACCGACGTCGGCGGCCACGACCAGCGGGTTGCTGGACACCACGCTGGCGTAGGCGATGCCGGAACCCATCTTGTAGTCGGAGACGACCTTGCCGGACTTGGGGTCGATGGTCTGGATGTGCAGCTCGGGCTGGTCGTAGGCGCCGCAGCGGCGCACCGCGACCAGCTTCTCGCCGCCGCCGTAGCCGGCGTCGTAGCAGGTGTCGGTGGGCTTGGGGGCCCACAGCTGCTTGCCGGTGCCGATGTCGAAGGCGGCGCCGCCGCTGGTGCTGCCCACGGCGGCCGTGCCCCCGCTGACAGTGATGTTGTTGAAGCTGATGGGCTCGTCACCGGAGTTGGCGGTCTTCGTCCACAGCTTCTTGCCCGCGTTCAGGTCGAGCGCGGCGATCTGGCTGCACCCGTGTGAGGGCTTGTCCTTGGTCGGCATGGCGGGCTGGTAGATGATCGCCGTGCGGCCGTCGGTGGTGGTGTGGTTGCTGCCCTGGCAGACCGGGCCGGGGAGCTTGATGTTCCACAGCTTGGTGCCCTTGTCCGGGTCGAAGCCGGTGATCTCGGCGACGCCGCTCTTGGCGTACACCTTGTCGGTGAGCCAGGAGCCGGCGGTCGAGATGGTGGTGTCCTTGGAGACCTTGGGCGCCGGGACCTGGAAGAGGATCTTCGAGGCGGGGTTGGCGGGCACCTTCTCCACGGGCTTGGTGGAGGTGCCGGTGGTGCCGCCGCCGGTGTCGGTGCCGCCGGTCCCCCCGCTGCCGCCGTCCTTGCCGTCGTCCTTGCCGCCGGTGCCGCCGCTGGAGTTCGCGGTGTCGTCCTTCTTGTCGCTGTCACCGGAGGACGTGGCGTACCAGACACCGCCGCCGACGATCAGCGCGATCGCCACGACGGCCGAGACGATGATGGTGACCTGTGCGTTGAACTTCTTCGCGGCGGGCTGTCCGGCCTGGGGCTGGAGCGGCATGGTCGGCTGCGCGTAGCCGTACGGCGGCTGCTGCCCGTACGGCGGCGTCGGCTGACCGTACGGGTTCGGGGCCTGCCCGGGATAGCCGTAGCCGGGAGGGGTCTGCGGGGGCGCCTGTGGAGGCGCCTGCGGATAGCCGTACCCGGGAGGTGCCTGCGGCTGCTGCTGCTGCGGATAGCCGTAACCGGGCTGCTGCGGCGGCGGCTGCGGCGGCTGCGCGGGCTGCTGCGGCGGCTGGTCCTGCGGCGGGCCGAACCCGCCCTGCGGGGGCTGGTTGGGCGGCGGAGGGGGCGGTTGGGTCATGGCGTGAGTACCTCGGTGACAGGGGACGACGACAGCGGGAGGGGAAGGGTCACTTGCCGTAGGCGAGCATCAACTTCTCCTTCGTGTCGTCGTTGCCGGACAGCCGGGAGGTGGAGAGGTAGAAGCGTCCGCCCACCCAGTCGACTTC
Proteins encoded in this region:
- a CDS encoding PQQ-binding-like beta-propeller repeat protein, translating into MTQPPPPPPNQPPQGGFGPPQDQPPQQPAQPPQPPPQQPGYGYPQQQQPQAPPGYGYPQAPPQAPPQTPPGYGYPGQAPNPYGQPTPPYGQQPPYGYAQPTMPLQPQAGQPAAKKFNAQVTIIVSAVVAIALIVGGGVWYATSSGDSDKKDDTANSSGGTGGKDDGKDGGSGGTGGTDTGGGTTGTSTKPVEKVPANPASKILFQVPAPKVSKDTTISTAGSWLTDKVYAKSGVAEITGFDPDKGTKLWNIKLPGPVCQGSNHTTTDGRTAIIYQPAMPTKDKPSHGCSQIAALDLNAGKKLWTKTANSGDEPISFNNITVSGGTAAVGSTSGGAAFDIGTGKQLWAPKPTDTCYDAGYGGGEKLVAVRRCGAYDQPELHIQTIDPKSGKVVSDYKMGSGIAYASVVSSNPLVVAADVGESAKDGSGISDFFSIDNKTGKLRTRISAPSDQFAASCDGITKVEECHQIAVGNDRLYLPTEEHDGSGKFSQTNEIVALDLGTGKQTGQRADAGEDYTIMPLRMDGTNIIAYKRPPYDKGGQIVSIDGSSFKETKLLENPATESVRDAETGFSPDYSELLYSQGHLFMSAIFASDLGSSSDEEEYLALAFGTS